The following proteins are co-located in the Paraphotobacterium marinum genome:
- a CDS encoding type IV secretion system protein yields MNNKYIKAQNEWNDRLGSADKQIKNWKLAFFSSLIIVILLSIAFIITLMRQQNFVYVAEVKPNEQIANIHPILNRVTATKVQEEAFVSDFIKDIMNIPLDPVVLQKQWVNAFSSSEGRAKDQLNQIIRKDRPFKNVGQITREIKLINFNALSDHTYEFNWEAKTYARSGKEISSELFHGSFTVQTSQEKPASSFEALQNPFNLKIAYFDFSKKG; encoded by the coding sequence ATGAATAACAAATATATCAAAGCTCAAAATGAGTGGAATGATCGATTGGGCTCTGCTGATAAGCAGATCAAAAACTGGAAGCTTGCCTTTTTTTCAAGTTTGATCATTGTAATACTTTTATCAATTGCGTTTATTATAACATTGATGAGACAGCAAAATTTTGTTTATGTTGCTGAAGTAAAACCAAATGAGCAAATTGCAAATATTCACCCTATTTTAAATAGAGTCACTGCGACTAAGGTTCAAGAGGAAGCTTTCGTTTCAGATTTTATTAAGGATATAATGAATATTCCTTTAGATCCTGTCGTTCTTCAAAAACAATGGGTCAATGCTTTTTCTTCTTCCGAAGGACGAGCAAAAGATCAATTAAATCAAATTATTCGAAAAGATCGACCATTTAAAAATGTTGGCCAGATAACAAGGGAAATTAAGCTTATTAATTTTAATGCGTTAAGTGATCATACTTATGAGTTTAATTGGGAAGCAAAAACTTATGCTCGATCTGGCAAAGAAATTTCATCTGAATTGTTTCATGGCAGCTTTACCGTTCAAACGTCACAAGAAAAGCCGGCTTCAAGCTTTGAGGCATTACAGAATCCATTTAATTTAAAAATCGCTTATTTTGACTTTAGTAAAAAGGGGTAA